In the Phaeobacter gallaeciensis genome, one interval contains:
- the accC gene encoding acetyl-CoA carboxylase biotin carboxylase subunit — protein MFDKILIANRGEIALRVIRACREMGIQSVAVHSTADADAMHVRMADESVCIGPPAGNQSYLSIPAIISACEITGAQAIHPGYGFLSENANFVQIVEDHGLTFIGPSAAHIRIMGDKITAKETAKELGIPVVPGSEGGVPDLATAKAAAADMGYPVIIKATAGGGGRGMKVAKDEAELEMAFSTARSEAKAAFGNDEVYMEKYLQKPRHIEVQVFGDGKGTGLHLAERDCSLQRRHQKVFEEAPGPSISPEERARIGKICADAIGKMGYSGAGTVEFLYEDGEFYFIEMNTRLQVEHPVTEGIFGVDLVREQIRVASGQPLSFGQDDLQINGHAIEVRINAEKLPNFTPCPGKITAFHAPGGLGVRMDSALYDGYSIPPYYDSLIGKLIVHGRDRPEALARLSRALGELIVDGIDTTVPLFHALLQERDVLAGDYDIHWLEHWLEENLPA, from the coding sequence GCATTCCACCGCCGATGCCGATGCGATGCACGTGCGCATGGCGGATGAGTCGGTTTGCATCGGCCCGCCCGCCGGCAACCAAAGCTATCTGTCGATCCCGGCGATCATCTCGGCCTGTGAAATCACCGGCGCCCAGGCGATTCACCCCGGGTATGGCTTCCTGTCGGAAAACGCCAATTTCGTGCAGATCGTCGAGGATCACGGGCTGACCTTCATTGGCCCCTCGGCGGCGCATATCCGCATCATGGGCGACAAGATCACCGCCAAGGAAACCGCCAAGGAACTGGGCATCCCCGTGGTGCCGGGCTCTGAGGGCGGCGTGCCGGATCTGGCCACGGCCAAAGCCGCTGCGGCCGACATGGGCTATCCCGTGATCATCAAGGCCACCGCTGGTGGCGGTGGACGCGGCATGAAGGTGGCCAAGGACGAAGCCGAGCTGGAAATGGCCTTTTCCACCGCCCGCTCCGAAGCCAAGGCAGCCTTTGGCAATGACGAAGTCTATATGGAGAAATACCTCCAGAAGCCGCGTCATATCGAGGTTCAGGTCTTTGGCGACGGCAAGGGCACCGGTCTGCATCTTGCCGAGCGTGACTGCTCGCTGCAGCGACGCCACCAGAAGGTTTTCGAAGAGGCCCCCGGCCCCTCGATCAGCCCGGAAGAACGCGCCCGTATTGGCAAGATCTGCGCCGATGCCATCGGCAAGATGGGCTATTCCGGCGCTGGTACGGTCGAATTCCTTTACGAGGACGGCGAGTTCTATTTCATCGAGATGAACACCCGCCTGCAGGTGGAACACCCGGTGACCGAAGGTATTTTCGGTGTCGATCTGGTACGCGAACAGATCCGCGTTGCCTCGGGTCAGCCGTTGTCCTTTGGTCAGGACGATCTGCAGATCAATGGCCATGCCATCGAAGTGCGGATCAACGCTGAGAAACTGCCGAACTTCACCCCCTGTCCCGGCAAGATCACCGCGTTCCACGCGCCCGGCGGTCTGGGTGTACGGATGGATTCGGCGCTCTATGACGGCTATTCGATCCCGCCCTATTACGACAGCCTGATCGGGAAACTGATCGTGCACGGCCGCGACCGGCCCGAGGCGCTGGCGCGTCTCAGCCGCGCGCTGGGTGAGTTGATCGTCGATGGCATCGACACCACCGTTCCGCTGTTCCACGCCCTGCTGCAGGAGCGTGACGTGCTGGCCGGGGATTATGACATCCACTGGCTTGAGCACTGGCTGGAAGAAAACCTGCCCGCCTAA
- the aat gene encoding leucyl/phenylalanyl-tRNA--protein transferase, with amino-acid sequence MSLTPELLLHAYSVGVFPMSEHRDDPEIFWVDPKRRGILPLDGFHISRSLAKRIRNGGFSITINRDFAGVVAGCADRPDTWINGEIFDRYMDLHRIGHAHSLEVRHGDELVGGVYGVSLGAAFFGESMFSRQRDASKVALAYLVDRLRQGGFVLCDTQFLTDHLASLGAIEISRAAYRRQLRDAMEGSGDFTRPQIPTPHSLLQRMTQTS; translated from the coding sequence ATGAGCCTTACGCCCGAACTCTTGCTGCATGCCTATTCCGTTGGCGTCTTCCCCATGTCAGAACACCGCGACGACCCGGAGATCTTCTGGGTTGATCCGAAACGGCGCGGCATCCTGCCTCTGGATGGGTTTCACATCTCCCGCTCCCTCGCGAAACGCATCCGCAACGGCGGCTTTTCGATCACCATCAACCGCGATTTCGCTGGTGTGGTCGCCGGCTGCGCCGACCGCCCGGATACCTGGATCAATGGCGAGATTTTCGACCGTTATATGGACCTGCACCGGATCGGCCATGCGCATTCGCTTGAGGTACGGCATGGCGATGAACTGGTTGGAGGCGTCTATGGGGTCTCGCTCGGCGCGGCGTTCTTTGGCGAAAGCATGTTCTCGCGCCAACGGGATGCATCAAAGGTGGCGCTGGCCTATCTGGTGGACCGGTTGCGGCAGGGCGGATTTGTTCTGTGCGACACTCAGTTCCTGACCGATCATCTGGCCTCGCTCGGCGCGATCGAGATCAGCCGTGCGGCCTATCGGCGGCAATTACGCGACGCCATGGAAGGGAGTGGCGATTTCACCCGCCCGCAGATACCGACGCCTCACTCGCTTTTGCAGCGGATGACCCAGACGTCATAG
- a CDS encoding DUF2155 domain-containing protein, whose product MDAAAQAVITQELSEQDQAAQEQAASGSAAVLRGLDKVNGRTVDAEIPVGGSAEILGLIVTLGECRYPADNPTGDAYAFLTVRSPANGEVFFEGWMIASSPALNALDHNRYDVWVIRCKSE is encoded by the coding sequence ATGGATGCCGCGGCGCAGGCGGTGATTACGCAGGAGCTGTCAGAACAGGATCAGGCGGCACAAGAACAGGCCGCATCGGGCTCTGCTGCCGTTTTGCGCGGCCTTGATAAGGTCAACGGGCGCACGGTGGATGCCGAGATCCCCGTCGGTGGCAGCGCAGAAATCCTGGGCCTGATCGTGACTTTGGGCGAATGCCGTTATCCTGCTGACAACCCGACCGGCGATGCCTATGCCTTCCTCACCGTGCGCAGCCCAGCCAATGGCGAAGTCTTCTTTGAAGGCTGGATGATCGCCTCAAGCCCGGCGCTGAACGCGCTGGATCACAATCGCTATGACGTCTGGGTCATCCGCTGCAAAAGCGAGTGA
- the mlaD gene encoding outer membrane lipid asymmetry maintenance protein MlaD, translating to MSHNTTEVLAGGVVVAAALAFAVYAGQAAGLSRGGAGYPLSASFRSLEGVTVGTDVRLAGVKIGTVTGVELNPQTFRADTSFTVDNGIVIPDDSSAVISSEGLLGGNFVEIMPGGSPLNLEAGEEILDTQGAVSLISLLVKFVSGSGGEDQ from the coding sequence ATGTCCCATAATACCACAGAGGTTCTGGCCGGTGGCGTTGTCGTTGCGGCGGCGCTTGCCTTTGCCGTCTACGCTGGACAGGCTGCGGGCCTGTCGCGCGGCGGGGCGGGCTATCCGCTCAGCGCCTCTTTCCGCTCTCTCGAAGGGGTCACTGTCGGCACTGACGTACGGCTGGCCGGGGTCAAGATCGGCACCGTCACCGGGGTCGAGCTGAACCCGCAGACCTTCCGCGCCGATACCAGTTTTACCGTGGACAATGGCATCGTGATTCCCGACGACAGCTCTGCAGTGATCTCCTCCGAAGGGTTGCTGGGCGGTAACTTCGTCGAGATCATGCCCGGTGGTTCGCCGCTGAACCTGGAGGCCGGGGAAGAGATCCTCGACACCCAGGGCGCGGTCAGCCTGATTTCGCTTCTGGTGAAATTCGTTTCCGGAAGTGGTGGAGAAGACCAGTGA
- a CDS encoding NADH:ubiquinone oxidoreductase subunit NDUFA12, whose protein sequence is MGILNSLLRAVTWWNGSTLNTAIYTRRKGIKVGEDDAGNVFYRNADDSRRWVMFNGEAEASRVSPDWHGWLHRTFDEVPSDKPLAHKTWEKPHQENLTGTALAYAPAGSIRRGGEPERRSDYEAWVPE, encoded by the coding sequence ATGGGAATCCTGAACTCTCTTCTGCGCGCTGTGACCTGGTGGAACGGCTCCACGCTCAACACCGCTATCTACACCCGCCGCAAAGGCATCAAAGTGGGCGAGGATGACGCGGGCAATGTGTTCTACCGCAATGCCGATGACAGCCGCCGCTGGGTCATGTTCAACGGTGAGGCCGAAGCTTCGCGCGTCAGCCCCGACTGGCATGGCTGGCTGCACCGGACCTTTGACGAGGTGCCGAGCGACAAGCCGCTGGCGCATAAGACCTGGGAAAAACCGCATCAGGAAAACCTGACCGGCACCGCGCTGGCCTATGCTCCGGCCGGATCAATCCGCCGGGGCGGTGAGCCTGAGCGACGCAGCGATTACGAGGCCTGGGTTCCCGAGTAA